The Poecilia reticulata strain Guanapo linkage group LG1, Guppy_female_1.0+MT, whole genome shotgun sequence DNA window GTCTTCCTCTTGCCTCTGGAAATAGGTACCAGCTCCCCCTTGATCTTGCAAAGATAAGCAGGTTCAGCCAATACACGGATAGAAACCTTTCAGAGAATAATTCCCTAAAAGTTTCCAGAACAGTATAAACAACTTTCACTGTGTAACCCTTAGAGAACCTTCAAAGAACACCCCGTAAAGGTTCTCTGAAAATTATCATTAACTTTCAAAATGTAACCTTTGGAGAACCATCATGAGTTCCTAAAGATTCCCCTTAAAGTTATGTTATAAATTGTAATGAGTTTGTCAGGAACATTTAGACAAGCATCATTGAAGGTTCTTCAAGGGTTTGTGTCAGGATGGACAATTTGTGTTCATTCAATTCTTTTAAATCCAGATTTGTCTTAAATGGACTTTCAAAGCACTTTAGGGAACATTTAGTAATGTtgggggaggaggaagaaaaaacaaagggcAGTATTTCATTGTTTATATATTAAGTGAGAAAGAGATCCAAAGAGCCTCTTACGGGTCCAGAGTTGCAGGTTGGATAATCCTGATCTAGCAGATGAAAACTTCAATACTATCTCAATAAGACTGCAGGTAAAAGTGCAACAGCTTAATTTAAttctgtaaaactaaaaaatataatataatataatataaatattttttcgcATAAGAAATTGATTTAGTATTATCTCATCTCTTCAGTACAGGGGCTGAAGGAGGTGGAAGGACCAGTTCTTCAGAAGCAATGGTCCTTGCAGCTCCTGCCAAGAACTGCCTATGAGTTGCACACTTCCATTGTAATAAATACAGTCAGTGTCAGTCATTTGCCTAAGTGCAACTGATCTCTTGCCTTTTTTATGTGGAACAAAACTAAATCAATTGATAGCTTACCAGAGCACAGTGGTAATGTGCACTGCTTGTTCACAACTTTTCTCTTGATATTTTGAAGTCCTCACTTGCTCTGTAAGCATCAAAGTCTTTCgaatattttttcaagaaatgtatttacatgtttatatttcGCAGCAATCGGTAAAAACAGAATCTACCTCTTAAGGTTCTTTTAGAAAGAGGTGtcttcaaaattatttgaagggGAATATGTGAACGCCTAGAAAGGCTTCATAGGTGTCGTCATCACGGGGCGACCATTTGCAAAGTGGCAAACAAAGTCGGCTTACACCGGTACTCGCTCACGTGAGCGGGGTTACAAACTAATATTCAATTCGCCGCTAAAGTCGAACAATTAATACTTCATTTTCTTGAATTCTTTACTTGAACACAGAGTTAGACTTGTCTTTAAGGCAAGAGCCCCAGTTTCAAAAGCCGCGCTTGAAGAGATTTCAACATTGAGAAAGTCGTGTGTTCCAGTGTACATAACAAGCGTACCTATTGTGAATTTTAGCGGCTATCTTCCCTTTAGCAGGTTTTAATTGGAACTTGCTACTATTAGACGTATGGAGATATTTAAATGCATCTTGACTGAGTGttctttatgtacattttaagaaaCTATTAAGCCATTATTAAAGACATGAACAGCCGACTTCAAGAGATACGCGAGAGACAAAAGCTAAGGAGGCAACTCTTAGCTCAGCAGGCAAGTATACAATCAATCAGTTAGCTTTAGCAGCAGTAGCTGCAGGCTTATACTGGATGAATAAACTCTTTATCACGGATAAAACTTAATTGGATCGACAGGTGCTCACATAACTCCCCCATGTCTGAAGAAAACAGGTAATAGTTTTACTTCCTGTGTAAATGAATGCAACGGATTGATTTTCGGGACTCTAGCTAACAGTAAACtaaaacattgcaaaaataaacaaaaaaagcaggatATTGACTGACGGGAGACATAACTTTAAGACACGTTAATAATATTATGCTGTATTgttgtaatgtttgttatttttttcaaccaacAGTTAGGAGCTGAGAGCGCAGACCGCATTGGAGTTGTCCTGCACAGTAAAGATGAGCTCAAAGAGATAGAAGAGACAAGAGAAATATGCAGGCAAGATAAAACACCTTGACACAGACAATATCTGCAGCTACTtatacatttgaaaagaaataaaagtgaaaataagattatgaagattaatttaaaaagtctagttttccaaatctatattttctttcagtataagattttaaaatttggtGTAGACGTTTAATCTAAAATTGACAAGATCTGAACCAAGAATTGtgcataataaatattatttttcacatattttcatattataaGTCCAGCTGTtgagtttaaagcagagttaggaTATAAAGTTATATACCAGTTTTATGACATGTCATAATCCACAAGCATCACCTGAAAATTAAGGAGTACAGACACATCTGTAAATCTGTCAAGACCTGGGTGTCCACCTAAGTTATCACAGTCAACAGTCCTGTGGTAACTTCTGTGGGATCTGGGGAGAATTTGTCAGCAGGACAATTTTTGATTGTGTACTCAAGGCAGctgttgttgaaagaaaaccacaataCATTTGCTTTGAAATTTGTCTAAAACTATGTAAGGaactctggtcagatgagaatATAATGGATAATCTTTTGGCCAACATGCAAAAGCGCAAAGTGTGGAGGAAAACAGTTACTGGACATTAGCCTTAACATGTCCTTTTCACAGTGAAAGATGACCTTGTACTGTGGGAAGGCTTTTTTGATCACAAAGGATGGGAAGGTGTAAACAACTAAATACAGTTTTatccttgaagaaaaaaaaaagaactggaaAGAATTCAAACTCTgtatgtgcaaagctggtatgAACACAATGGTTagttctgtttcttttcatcACCTGTCCGGAAGGCACTTTTTTTGTTAAGCAGcaatgcattgttttttttttccatagatgTAAAACAAGCACTTGCATTTAATAACACTTGCATGCGTACAGTTGGATTTCTgcttacagttttttttttttttctgagaagcAGTTGTCCTGCATTGCATCATTTTATAACACAGTTGAGATGTGGAATAGTTTAATTTGTAGCAGGTGTgattaagaataaaaattatatgCAGTCTGTCAAAGCGAAAATATGATCACTGTCAAAGGTTGCATCTTGGTTAGAACGTGAAGGCACTTGAGAACATTATACagtaactgttttgttttacagagcTTCATATGATAGTTCAGCCCCTCCTTCTAAAAAAAAGCCACAGACAGACGGAGAGGACACAGAGGAAGATGTAGAAGAGCAAAAAGTGAGTGTGTTGACTTGATGTTTGTCACGCATATAGGCCACTTAAAGAAGTGCccattttatctttaaaaacaggtttaatgatggcataaaacaaaaacagagtttaGAAAAAATTTATAAAGCATTTGGTACAAGTTAATTAAAGGGTAAACAGCACTCTGaatcatgtttcttttaaagtggCTAAACAACTTCAGTAAATAGTGATTAACCTGTGACTGtaggtcagatttttttaaagcagtttccaggaatgcatttgtatttttacaaataataaaccTGCAGAGAACACAATCTCCTGAATTCTGCTGAAGTTATATGTTAGGCACTGGTTGTCTAACACTCACTTTGACTCCATTTTACAATTCACTTAAAATTGTTCCATTACAAGTCAGAGGATATTGTTTAATGTTAGGATGCCCTGTGCATGTCCGATCtctgatctgtgtttttatattttttcttggaGTACAAGGAAATGTTTTAAGGGCTGTGACGTGATTCAGCCAATAactcatgatttttttttttatctcactgtCTGGTATCAGCTCAGCCCACTTGTACTCATTTAGTGACCTCAGTGTTACATCACTCTTAGTACCGCCCActacaacagaaataaaatgaatcggggttttcccctttttgtttctTACTCCTAATTcttaggttttgttttgtttagttttgttttggcttCAAGGTCAGTTCTCTTAATCTCGTTGTTGTATTTTCATATATAATCAAAATAGAGAATCCAACTACTAATAATTGTGGCTCCAAAAATGTCAATTAACAATGattgtgatttttctcttttttttttattttcttttaaacaaatgatTGTCATTCGTATAAATATAtcaatattgtttttgcttgtaTTACACAAAATGCATGTCTTTtctaaattgtatgtttgtacatgctgtgtttgtgtatgCTAGGATGAAGTAGAAGTGCAGCAAGAAGAGGAGAGCAACCCGTACGAGGAAGTATACAAGGATTCCAGTACTTTCCTCAAGGTTGGAACATGTTTTTTGcacactttttcaaaaatgtcatcaGAGGATTAGTttagaaagtttattttattcaggcGGTAGAACTTGTGCCCTGCATTAACTACGTCATAATTTCCAATAAATGTAGATGAAACTTTTAATTGGTTAGTGCTGAGTAAGTCAACAAAACCCCTCCTTACAGGACAGTATCAGGAAGAAGATTTTGATAAAAACTCAGAACCACATGATGCTGGAATCTCTCCAGAATTCAGCAGCACTTCCTAGTTAAAACGTCAATGGTACTGGTATGTCCTGCAACAGGTTTCGCCCTTTGGAAAGTTGTGGTTTTAAGTTGTGACTTGCTGAAATAACTTTGTTTCTAGTGACAGAATGTGGAGTTGCCAAGGCATTTAAGGTCCTcggggaaaaaacagaaaatatttttacctttttaaaatccacttttaCAGAGTTTCTTTAATTACTGACACGTGTTTAATTCAAGTTTTTTGTCATCTGCtgtaattattacatttagtttctttaattacataccaaaaagaaaacatccataAATCTTGGTATTCAATTTTGACTTATCGAATAccaataagttaaaattattagTATATAACATTGACCCCTGCTTTCCATTCTGTCTGGATTTTGAATTTAACTAGATGTGAAAAAATTTACAAATCTGTCTGAATTACATTAGATTTGGCAGACAtgaaaagctaaagaaaataaatacaaacttaaAGCTATGTTTTGTCACCATGAGGCGTGTTACACATGGCTGGTCACCATTCATGTCTTTCAGACGGTGAAGCTCTTGAGATAAACAAGTCTTATTTTAGCTCTGACGTTGCAGCTTGAAGGACAAGTTTTGTTGGTCCGGTTAACTTATTGTCAGTGGAAGGCGTCAAAGTTCAGGCTTCAATCCAGCAGAGAATCTGCAGCAAAACTGTGGCTCAGTTTTCAGCTCTGCCTTGTCACACGTCAATATTCTTCTAGTCCATGCATTTAACCTAAACTTCCTAGAATGGCTATTTTTGCTTggtattgtatttatttttatagaacatgacaattttcttgttttttggaGATGCAGATTAACAGTAAATAAGGTATTTCATTGTCAAGTATGCACTTATTTTAACATACATGACTCAGAAATGATGGCAATGATAGACAACTTAGCTTTGTTCATATGAAATCTATAACATTTTTATCCCTTGTGGCACAATTAAGTACTTTCATGTGCGTTGAAGTTAAATTGTAAAATAGGTTAAAAACGCACAGTAATTTTTTTGGGTTCTTGCCCTACTTTGCAAATGTATTTCCTTCCCTCCTCACTGACTTTCTCCCATTCTAAAATTCTCAGGGTACCCAAAGTTTGAACCCTCACAATGACTATTGTCAGCACTTTGTAGACACTGGACACAGACCACAAAATTTCATCAGGGATGTTGGTGagtatattatttaaaaaaattcccttctcaccctccgcgggtggtctgtttcatcctctgagctcgggtcctctaccagaggcctgggtatatatatacacacacacacacacatatatatatatatatatataNNNNNNNNNNNNNNNNNNNNNNNNNNNNNNNNNNNNNNNNNNNNNNNNNNNNNNNNNNNNNNNNNNNNNNNNNNNNNNNNNNtttttatttatttttttgttttgttttgtttttggcttgTGTTCTTGTTAGAAACTATGTCTTCTGTGTTTAAGGCTTGGCTGACCGATTTGAAGAGTATCCTAAACTGCGAGAGTTGATTAGACTCAAAGATGAACACATCTCCAGCACCAACATTCCTCCTATGTAAGTTTAATAACTACTTAAGCTGTGATACTTAACCtggtttcaaatatttattaaatatataaatttttggTCAGGTATCTCCAGGCGGATCCGGAGCACTTCGACCTGCGGGAATTAAAAAGCGAGTTTGACGTGATCCTGATTGAGCCTCCCCTGGAGGAATATTACAGGGAGTCAGGCATCAGTCATACAGAACGCTTCTGGACCTGGGATGATGTCagtacataatttattttattgttggttCTTATTTAGTAGCTGCACCCAGTGCATTAATTTCTGAATATCATTTGACCTAGTTTGGAGGGGCACTAGAATTTATTGCAACAATGTTACATTCGACTTCTCTTGTAAAAAGCAACTTGGATCGATTAAGTTTTCAATTCagtgcagtttatttatatagctcCACTACACAACATGTCCCTTGAtggtttacaaaaacaaacaaaaaatgtcagtcCAGTCATCCATACATTCTAATTGATCCTATTTATCAAACAATGCAGTTAAGTTTTATATCTAAGAAAAGCCAGCAGATTGCTTTGACTTGCAACAGTGGACAGTCGCCTGCATTGTGTTGTAAACTTTACTGCAGTTCAATTACTGACTATGCATGTAGCAAAGTATTTCAGCCTGTGCCTACCTACAGGAAAGTGTCAAAGCTAAACAGAATACCAGACCAGATGTAGCTTctttaaagagaaagagagaacatTATAGTTAAAAgatataatgataataatggtAGACATCGCTGACAACCTCCGTTTTCTGTTGAGTTTTCAAATGGAGGTTGTTTCTGTCTCACTGGTTTAAAAGTGATGGAAACAGTCTTCCAtctcttttaaaagaaacttaattGGATGCCAGCTATATAGGATACTGAATTTGGTGGCTTCAGTATTACATGTGGGGATATTTAGACGTCAAGGGGTGTTCTTGAGCTTTTGATGGGAAGTTTGAAAAATCTGACTTCTAAACACAAATAACACcataaagaaacataaaaaaaaggttgtaaTAAAATCGTATGTGAAAATGTGACTACTAGACTGCAATGATCTGTTTGATTACtagtgaaatgtttttagagCTTTAAGACCATTGcagtatataaaatatttactaattTCTACAAGATATTTACTATggggatttttattattttcattatttttcaattgTGGCGGTTATAGATCATGAGATTGGAGATTGAGGAGATATCAGCTTTACGCTCCTTCGTCTTTCTCTGGTGTGGCTCTGGAGAAGGTCTGGACCTGGGCAGAATGGTAACAGCTTTATGTGATTAATTCAGACACCAGTTTCTGTTGGTAACAGGCTAATTCATCATACTTTAATTCATACTTCTTCCTTTTTCCTggtttgcataaataaatattttaacttattttcttaatttcttatCACTGAGACCAGTCCATTACCTTGGTAACATGTTAACTGTTGGGTTTTTGGCgccttttgtgtgttttccttcatACCTGCACTATGCTTGGTATTTGTTCACCACCACAGGCATCTTTTCTCCTCCTTGGCAAAACAACTCACAAagacctttattttttttatgacggTTGTGACGTTAATCTATTAGACTTATCAGTAACAATGAGTCACAGCCTCGCCCTATGGtatgaaaatgtctttgattGTGGTTTTACATGTCCTGGTATGTTTGtgcagcagtttttgttttgttttgttttgtttctttcagtacTGACTCTGCAGGCATTTTCGCATTTTAAATCCAAAGGGT harbors:
- the mettl14 gene encoding N(6)-adenosine-methyltransferase non-catalytic subunit METTL14, whose protein sequence is MNSRLQEIRERQKLRRQLLAQQLGAESADRIGVVLHSKDELKEIEETREICRASYDSSAPPSKKKPQTDGEDTEEDVEEQKDEVEVQQEEESNPYEEVYKDSSTFLKGTQSLNPHNDYCQHFVDTGHRPQNFIRDVGLADRFEEYPKLRELIRLKDEHISSTNIPPMYLQADPEHFDLRELKSEFDVILIEPPLEEYYRESGISHTERFWTWDDIMRLEIEEISALRSFVFLWCGSGEGLDLGRMCLRKWGFRRCEDICWIKTNKNNPGKTKALDPKAVFQRTKEHCLMGIKGTVRRSTDGDFIHANVDIDLIITEEPEMGNVEKPVEIFHIIEHFCLGRRRLHLFGRDSTIRPGWVTVGPTLTNTNFNPETYTSHFPMPDSHLSGCTEEIERLRPKSPVKLKSDRGGGAPRGGRGGPNAGRGGDRGRERNRPNFRGDRGGFRGRGGPHRGFPPR